In Rhodobacter xanthinilyticus, a single window of DNA contains:
- a CDS encoding MotE family protein translates to MKPKPASKPSPAKRKRKFRPGRGSLILIATLFLSAGLIRLGNGVGAALARAAEPTATADEAQQECTTDAGTLALLSEIQAREKRLAEREGLLADRDQAVKLAQKQLETRLVELKAAEEELAKTVAIADSAADADVTRLVTLYENMKPKEAAPLFEEMAPDFAAGFLARMRPDAAAAVLAGLDPKTAYSISVIMAGRNANAPKN, encoded by the coding sequence ATGAAGCCGAAACCCGCCTCGAAACCCTCACCAGCCAAGCGTAAACGCAAGTTCAGGCCCGGACGTGGCAGTCTCATCCTGATCGCGACTCTCTTTCTGTCCGCCGGCTTGATCCGGCTCGGAAATGGCGTCGGCGCAGCCCTCGCGCGCGCCGCCGAGCCGACCGCAACGGCAGATGAGGCGCAGCAGGAATGTACGACGGATGCCGGAACGCTCGCGCTTCTGTCCGAGATTCAGGCGCGTGAAAAACGGCTGGCGGAGCGAGAAGGTTTGTTGGCCGACCGCGATCAAGCGGTGAAGCTCGCCCAAAAGCAGCTCGAAACGCGGCTGGTAGAGCTGAAGGCTGCGGAGGAGGAGCTGGCCAAGACCGTTGCGATCGCAGACAGCGCCGCGGATGCGGATGTGACCCGGCTCGTGACCCTTTACGAGAACATGAAGCCAAAGGAGGCCGCGCCGCTGTTCGAGGAAATGGCTCCGGATTTCGCAGCAGGCTTCCTGGCCCGCATGCGTCCCGATGCGGCTGCGGCGGTTCTCGCCGGGCTTGACCCAAAGACGGCGTATTCGATCAGCGTGATCATGGCGGGGCGCAACGCAAATGCCCCGAAAAATTGA
- the motA gene encoding flagellar motor stator protein MotA: MIGIVGIVIIFVMVFGGYVAAGGKMGIILKALPFEFIMIGGAAAGSFVLSNDLAAIKHTLKDVGKVFKGPKWKPGDYRDLLCLLFELIRLARQNPVAIEEHIEAPENSSIFGKYPKILGDHEAIEMICDTMRSASMNYDDPHQVEEVLEKQLDANFHHAMHSSHAIQSIADAMPALGIVAAVLGVIKTMASIDQPPEILGKMIGGALVGTFLGVFLAYGFVAPFATRIKAVIEEDSHFYKLIREVLVANLHNHATNICIEVGRQNTPHHIRPSFSDLEEALKAVKSEAA; this comes from the coding sequence ATGATTGGTATTGTCGGCATCGTGATCATCTTCGTGATGGTCTTTGGCGGCTATGTCGCCGCGGGCGGGAAGATGGGGATCATTCTGAAAGCCCTGCCTTTCGAGTTCATCATGATCGGCGGTGCCGCCGCTGGCTCCTTCGTGCTCTCCAATGATCTTGCGGCCATCAAGCATACGCTGAAAGACGTCGGCAAGGTTTTCAAAGGACCAAAGTGGAAACCCGGCGACTACCGTGACCTTCTGTGCCTTCTCTTCGAACTGATCCGCCTTGCCCGTCAAAACCCGGTCGCGATCGAAGAGCACATCGAAGCGCCGGAGAACTCCTCGATCTTCGGAAAATATCCGAAGATCCTCGGCGACCATGAAGCGATCGAGATGATCTGTGACACGATGCGGTCCGCATCGATGAACTACGATGACCCCCATCAGGTGGAAGAGGTGCTCGAAAAGCAACTCGACGCCAACTTCCACCACGCCATGCATTCGAGCCATGCGATCCAGTCAATCGCAGATGCCATGCCAGCCCTTGGGATCGTCGCCGCGGTCTTGGGCGTTATCAAGACCATGGCCTCGATTGACCAACCGCCCGAAATCCTTGGCAAGATGATCGGTGGCGCGCTCGTCGGCACATTTCTGGGCGTTTTTCTCGCTTACGGGTTCGTGGCGCCTTTCGCAACGCGCATCAAGGCCGTGATCGAGGAGGACAGCCATTTCTACAAGCTGATTCGGGAGGTACTGGTCGCGAACCTGCACAATCACGCCACCAACATCTGCATCGAGGTTGGTCGCCAGAACACGCCGCATCATATCCGGCCGAGCTTTTCCGACCTGGAGGAAGCCCTCAAGGCGGTGAAATCGGAGGCCGCATGA
- the ffh gene encoding signal recognition particle protein, translated as MFESLSERLGGVFERLTKQGALSADDVRTALREVRVALLEADVSLPVARDFIKKVEAKATGASVTKSITPGQQVVKIVHDELVAMLSGEGEADALKIDNPPAPILMVGLQGSGKTTTTAKLARRLKERNGKRVLMASLDIYRPAAMEQLAILGTQVGVDTLPIVKGETAVQIAKRAKQQATLGGYDVYMLDTAGRLHIDEVLMDEVQAVRDAVTPRETLLVVDGLTGQVAVEVAQEFEDKVGISGVVLTRMDGDGRGGAALSMRATTGKPIRFVGLGEKMDALETFEASRIAGRILGMGDIVALVEKAQETLEAEQAERMAKRFAKGLFNMNDMKGQLEQMLKMGGMQGVMSMMPGMGKMAKAAEAAGFDDTSVRRQIALINSMTKKERANPDLLQASRKKRIAAGAGLDVAELNRLLKMHRQMADTMKKIGKMGKGGMLKQAVKMMGGKGGMPDLANMDPAQVEEAAKALGSKMPGGMGGLPGLGGLGLPGGLSGLGLGKKK; from the coding sequence ATGTTCGAAAGTCTCTCCGAACGCCTTGGCGGCGTCTTTGAGCGCCTGACGAAACAGGGCGCCCTGTCGGCCGATGACGTGCGCACCGCGCTGCGCGAAGTGCGCGTTGCGCTGCTCGAGGCCGACGTCTCGCTCCCGGTTGCGCGCGATTTCATCAAGAAGGTCGAGGCCAAGGCCACCGGCGCCTCGGTCACCAAATCGATCACCCCCGGCCAGCAGGTCGTGAAAATCGTCCATGACGAGCTCGTCGCGATGCTCTCGGGCGAAGGCGAGGCCGATGCGCTGAAAATCGACAACCCGCCCGCGCCGATCCTGATGGTCGGCCTGCAGGGCTCGGGCAAAACCACCACGACCGCGAAACTCGCCCGCCGCCTCAAGGAGCGCAACGGCAAGCGCGTGCTCATGGCCTCGCTCGACATCTATCGCCCGGCCGCGATGGAACAGCTCGCCATCCTCGGCACCCAGGTCGGCGTCGACACGCTGCCGATCGTGAAGGGAGAAACCGCCGTCCAGATCGCCAAACGCGCCAAGCAACAGGCGACGCTCGGCGGCTATGACGTCTACATGCTCGACACCGCGGGCCGGCTCCACATCGACGAAGTCCTGATGGACGAGGTCCAGGCCGTGCGCGACGCGGTCACCCCGCGCGAGACGCTGCTCGTCGTCGACGGCCTCACCGGCCAGGTCGCGGTCGAGGTCGCGCAGGAATTCGAGGACAAGGTCGGCATCTCCGGCGTCGTCCTGACCCGGATGGATGGCGACGGCCGCGGCGGCGCGGCGCTCTCGATGCGCGCCACCACCGGCAAGCCGATCCGCTTCGTCGGCCTCGGCGAGAAGATGGACGCGCTCGAAACCTTCGAGGCGAGCCGGATCGCGGGCCGCATCCTCGGCATGGGCGATATCGTCGCCCTCGTTGAAAAGGCGCAAGAAACGCTCGAGGCCGAACAGGCCGAGCGGATGGCGAAACGCTTCGCCAAGGGCCTGTTCAACATGAACGACATGAAGGGCCAGCTCGAGCAGATGCTCAAGATGGGCGGCATGCAGGGCGTCATGTCGATGATGCCGGGCATGGGCAAGATGGCCAAGGCCGCCGAGGCCGCGGGCTTCGACGACACCTCGGTGCGCCGTCAGATCGCGCTGATCAACTCGATGACCAAGAAAGAGCGCGCCAACCCTGATCTCCTGCAGGCCAGCCGCAAGAAACGGATCGCGGCGGGCGCGGGTCTCGACGTGGCCGAGCTCAACCGCCTGCTGAAAATGCACCGCCAAATGGCTGATACGATGAAGAAAATCGGCAAGATGGGCAAAGGCGGCATGCTCAAACAGGCGGTGAAGATGATGGGCGGCAAGGGCGGTATGCCCGATCTCGCCAACATGGACCCCGCGCAGGTCGAAGAGGCCGCCAAGGCGCTCGGCTCGAAAATGCCGGGCGGCATGGGCGGTCTGCCGGGGCTTGGCGGGCTTGGTCTGCCGGGCGGGCTCTCGGGTCTGGGGCTCGGCAAGAAGAAATGA
- a CDS encoding GNAT family N-acetyltransferase has protein sequence MTDGVFHIPVIETERLVLRAPRESDFKTFADFYGSERARFVGGPTTPELAWRILAMETGHWLLRGYGRWIVEEKATGLTAGMVGLFNPEGWPEIELGWDLFNGFEGRGFATEAGRAVRAHAYEAMGLPTLISVIKPGNTASMAVAERLGAIREGVFQHERQGPMQVWRHPAPAALKAGAA, from the coding sequence ATGACCGACGGGGTGTTCCATATCCCGGTGATCGAGACCGAACGTCTCGTGCTCCGCGCCCCGCGCGAGAGCGATTTCAAGACGTTCGCGGACTTCTACGGCTCGGAGCGCGCCCGCTTTGTCGGCGGCCCGACGACGCCCGAGCTCGCCTGGCGGATCCTCGCGATGGAGACCGGGCATTGGCTCCTGCGCGGCTATGGCCGCTGGATCGTCGAGGAAAAGGCGACCGGCCTCACCGCGGGCATGGTCGGTCTGTTCAACCCCGAGGGCTGGCCCGAGATCGAGCTCGGCTGGGATCTCTTCAACGGCTTCGAGGGCCGCGGTTTCGCCACCGAGGCGGGGCGCGCGGTGCGGGCCCATGCCTATGAGGCGATGGGCCTGCCGACGCTGATCAGCGTGATCAAACCGGGCAATACCGCCTCGATGGCGGTGGCCGAGCGGCTCGGCGCGATCCGCGAGGGCGTCTTCCAGCATGAGCGGCAGGGCCCGATGCAGGTCTGGCGCCACCCCGCGCCCGCCGCGCTGAAAGCGGGGGCGGCATGA